A region from the Vulpes lagopus strain Blue_001 chromosome 5, ASM1834538v1, whole genome shotgun sequence genome encodes:
- the LOC121491823 gene encoding olfactory receptor 5V1-like, protein MTPFEMNNQTDVTEFIFLGFSNHPKLQGLFFLVFLIIYLTTLLGNMLIITATKISLALHTPMYYFLSNLSFLDVCYTSTTIPVMLVNFFHRKKTISYEGCLSQIFFLVTCTGTECVLLAAMAYDRYVAICHPLQYPVLMSVKVCVFLVTGSWLCGLVNSVIHTVLAATLTLCGPNQISHFLCDIPLLLELSCSDTSLNESVLHVASATIGLSPCLFTGVSYILIISAILRIPSAQGRNKAFSTCASHLTVVVIFYGMANFNYDKPREGYSLDIDILVSVLFCVVTPMLNPIIYSLRNKEVKGALRKLAGGYVIPGNISV, encoded by the coding sequence ATGACACCATTTGAAATGAACAATCAAACAGATGTCACCGAATTCATCTTCTTGGGATTTTCCAACCACCCCAAACTACAGGGCTTGTTCTTCCTGGTTTTCTTGATCATTTACCTGACAACACTCCTGGGAAACATGCTCATAATAACAGCCACTAAAATCAGCCTTGCTCTTCATACTCCAATGTATTATTTCCTCAGCAACCTGAGTTTCTTGGATGTCTGCTATACATCCACCACCATCCCAGTCATGCTGGTGAACTTCTTCCACAGAAAGAAAACCATCTCATATGAAGGCTGCCTTTCCCAGATTTTCTTCCTTGTGACATGCACTGGCACTGAATGTGTCTTATTGGCTGCTATGGCTTATGACCGCTATGTAGCAATTTGCCACCCCCTTCAATATCCGGTCCTCATGAGTGTGAAGGTCTGTGTTTTTTTGGTGACTGGGTCCTGGCTATGTGGGCTGGTGAATTCTGTGATACACACAGTGCTGGCAGCCACACTCACTCTCTGTGGGCCCAACCAAATCAGCCACTTTCTCTGTGACATCCCATTGCTTCTGGAGCTCTCTTGCTCAGACACCTCTCTCAATGAGTCTGTGCTCCATGTGGCCAGTGCCACCATTGGCCTGAGCCCCTGTCTGTTTACTGGAGTGTCCTATATACTCATAATTTCTGCCATTCTTAGGATTCCCTCTGCTCAGGGCAGGAACAAGGCCTTCTCTACCTGTGCATCCCACCTTACTGTTGTTGTGATCTTTTATGGAATGGCCAATTTCAACTATGATAAACCCAGAGAGGGTTACTCCTTAGACATAGATATTCTGGTCTCTGTGCTCTTCTGTGTTGTGACCCCCATGTTGAACCCCATCATATACAGTCTGAGAAACAAGGAGGTCAAGGGTGCCCTGAGGAAGCTGGCTGGAGGGTATGTGATCCCTGGCAATATTAGTGTCTAG